The genomic stretch CTGTATTATTTACTGGAGATACCCCATGTGTCATGTTGATTAGACCATCCAGGGAAGGGCTGTTGGGAACCCAGAGCAAGACTTAGGATATATTAATGTACATAGAAGTATGATATAGATGTAGTacatatttgtattcatttataattgcaGAAATTACAGAAGGCACATTTGACTGCTAGAAAGTTTTTACTGATGGgcatctgtaatttttttttttttttttgctggagtgGGTTCCAGGTAGCTGTCTCCTTAGAGGAGTGCTATGGGAAGGCAAAGGCTCCTTTGGCTAAGGGAATGGTTATCCTGAAGATAGCATCTCCTTCACTGTGTCCTGCAGAACCTTGGTCCTCAAGGATGCTAGGAGGGGCTGTTTAAATAAATGGTTCTGTGGGCACATAGGTTTGAGAGATATGGGAGGTTAAAGAGATGTCTCTCTATGCACTATATAGCTTTTAAATTTGCTACGCTGAACCTCCAAGGAgcaaatggtgtttttttttttcaaaacttcctTGCCAGCTGAGCCCACGTCCTCAGGGAGTGACTCTGGAGGACTGGTGTTCCTTGGGAACTCACTTTGGGGAACTCCAATCTGgctctcattgatttttttcccctcatataAGGGTTTTGCTCGAAGGTGAGGGAGGGGAGCACCCCTTGCATTGCTTTGCCCATAAGAGTGGCTGCCTGGGTCTTTCCTCAGGGAGGCTCAGTGTAGCTTCTGATTGATGGGATGGATGCACCGCCACCCCCTGGGGACACACCTGGGGTTCTGTGTGTGGTAAGGGGCAGCTGAGAAACCTGCTGACTGACTTCTCTCGTGTGACTCCAGGACTGGGCACATGCTCACCCACCAGAAGACCAAGCCCTTCGTGTGCATCGAGCAGGGCTGCAGCAAGAGCTACTGTGACTACCGCTCCCTACGTCGGCACTACGAGGTCCAGCATGGTCTGTGTATCCTAAAAGAAGCCCCCCCAGAAGAGGAAGCCTGTGGGGACTCCCCCCACGCCCACGAGGGGGCCAGCCAGCCTGCACCCGCTGGCCTGCGATCTCTGGTGCCCCCAGAAGCCAGGTCCCCCAGCTCCCTCTTGCCCAACCGAGACCTCCTGCGCTGTATTGTGAGCAGCATCGTCCACCAGAAGATCCCTTCtcccggcccggccgccgcgggGCCCTCAGATGGCAGTGAGGGGAGGAACACAGCCTGTCCCTGCGCACCCTCTTCCGGGCCCTCCTCCTGCACCCCAGGTGGCATCCCAGTGGCCCCTGGAAACCTGGGCATTGACGTTCCGGAAGAGCCTCGTCCCCCAAGGAAGGAGCCTGCTGCAGCCATGTTCACAGCCGTCCACTCAAGAGCAGTGGAGAATGGGGGCACTGACCTGGCTGAGTCTGAGCCCCCTCTGCTCCCAGTGCCGCCCACCCTGGAGGGGTGGCCTGAGGGTGGCCCcctacctgcctgcctgcctctgttCCGAGCCCAGACGGTCCCCACCAGttcccagccagccagccacaaCTTCCAGTGGCTCCGGAACCTGCCCGGCTGCCCCAAGAACAAAGGGAACAATGTGTTCATGGTCCACAAGCCCCCGTCAGTGCCATCTCGGGAGGGCTGCGAGTCAGCCCCTGGCCCCAGCAGCACCTCCCCCGTGGGGGAACCCTTGCCCAACTCAGGCCCCAGTCTGGAGGACGCGTTGCCCTTCCCTGCCACGCTCCTGAAGGCACCTGGGGAAGCCTCAGGGGACCCCAGATATGTTGGCGGAGAAGACGACTCCTGGGTTTCCAAGAAGAGCAAGTTTGACTGCGACTCCTTCTTGCGGCAGAACCCCGGGGAGCCCAGCCTCCCAGATGCCCAGAAGCCCAGCGGGCTCCCATCGGATGCCACTCCACTCTTCCGGCAGCTGTTCCTGAAGTCCCAGGAGTCTCTGGTGAGCCACGAGCAGATGCAGGTGTTCCAAATGATTGCCAAGTCCCAGCGGATCTTCTCCCAGCTGCCGGGGCCCGAGGGCAAGCAGGCTGCCCTGAAGCCACTGCCGGGGCCATGGCCGCAGCAGCCCCCACCACCAGCAACTCCTGTTGACTCTCTCCATGCTGGCCCTGGATACCCGGAGCCAGAGGGGTCCCCAGGCCGCAGGAAGAAAACCACGCCCGGGTTCCCCAGAGAGGCCTCTCCGGGCGGCACCAGACGGGACACCAAGGGAGGACCAAAGGTGGCCACTGCTCCGCTGCCCCTCACAGCGGCATCATTGGACCCTCCTGGGAATCCAGACATCTCCTCTCTAGCCAAGCAGCTGAGATCCACTAAAGGGACCTTGGACTTGGGGGACATCTTCTCCCCCGGGGGCCCCCGGCAGACCCAGTTAGGTGGGGAGGAGACCCTCGGAGCCCCGCTCCCTGGGAAGCAGGCCCAGGCGGAGAATGGCCCAGCTTTGGGGGCCGGGAAAGGCGAAAAGAGCCAGGCCTGCACCCGGGGCGGAGGCTACAGGCTCTTCTCCGGCAACCCTAGGTCCCAGCGCTTCTCAGGCTTCAGGAAGGAGAAGGTGAAAATGGATATGTGCTGCACGGCCTCCCCAAGCCAGGTAGCCATGGCCTCCTTCTCATCAGCTGGACCACCAGCAGAGCCACCCCAGGACTCCAAGTCCAAGCTGACCATATTCAACAGAATCCAGGTACGTGGGCCCTGCCCTCATGCCACCCCCAACCTCTGACCCACCTGTCCAGGCCCCAGGCCAGAGTCTCCTGCGTCCCATGTGTGACTTGCTTCTGCACCTATTGGTTGGCCAGGCATTGTGTTTGATCCTTGGGGATCCTCCTCCAGAGCAGATTTGCAGAGATTGTGGCTCTTCCTGTCACCCCCTCCCCCGAAAGAGCCAGAATGAGGTCTTCAGCATTGTCAAAGatccttcccttcccaccccatccccctgagCTTTTTCTGCTGGCTTGCTTTTTGCCTCTCACTTCCTTTTGGATTGCCCTCCTTAAATTCTTCAGGGACCATAAAGGTAGAGTTCTGCCCCCGTAAATGTTCCTGCGCACGATGCCCTGCCTCTCCTGGTGGGAGTCTCGGTCCCGATGCCAGCCAGCGCTTGTGGAATGGTAGCTCCGTCCTTGTGGGTGGCATccaccaggtctgggtgcagaGAGGTGGGCCATCCTTCCTTGTGACGGCCCGGGGTCCAGCACCCTTCCTGTCACCCCAGagctgtctttttcttctctctctctctttttttttttttttgacagcacACATGATTTAATTCACCATGTTGAAGTGTACTCTCCAGTGGCTCTCAGTATATTCACAGGATTGTACATCCCTTACCACTCTTTGCCAAacgttttcatcaccccaaacagaagCCCTGTACCCTGAATTGTCCCCCCAATCTCTCCATCCCTCCCGACCCCTGGCAACCATGAATCTACCTGTGTCTATGGGTTTGCCCTTTCTGGACATTTCACGTGGTTGAAGTCATACACTATGTggccttctgtgtctggtttcttaCACTTGGTGTGGTATTTTCAAGTTTTGTCTGTGTTCTAGCACCTGTCAGTGCTTTGCTCTTTTATacaactgagtaatattccacagtATGGACGCATCACGTtttgttaatccattcatcaattggcatttgggttgttcccactTCTTGGCCATTgggaatagtgctgctgtgaacatctgtACACCAGTTTCCATTCAGACAtaggtttccatttctcttaggaAATGCTTAAGCGTGCAATTTCTAGGTCATAAGGCAACTCTGTGCTTAACCGTCCGAGGGACTGCctgacttttccaaagtggccacgCCATTTAATATCCCCACCCACAGTATAGGAGGactctgctttctctgcatcctcaccaaccctGGTGGTTCTCCAGGTTTTTGTATCCCAGCCATCCTCCTAGGTGTGATGTGGTATTGCATCACtgctttgatttgttttgctCCAGTGGCTAATgccactgagcatcttttcatgtgctcagtggccatttgtaaatcttttttaaaaaagattatttatttatttattcgtgagagacacggagagagagagagaggcagagagagagggagagagaggcagacacaggcagagggagaagcaggctccatgcagggaacctgacgtgggactcgatcccgggtctccaggatcacaccccaggctgaaggtggcactaaaccactgagccacccgggctgccccccatttGTAAATCATTTACACTAAGTGTCTTTTggaccctttgcccatttttaaattgggttattggACTTTTTCTTATTGAGCtgtatatgagttctttatatatcatgAATACAATCCCTTGCCAGGCCTGTGACTGGCTGtgattttctcccattctaccattgtcttttcactctcttgatggtatcctttgaaGCACAGCAGTTAGAAATTTTGATGGAGTCAGATTTGTCagttctgtctttttgttttggtcttaTCTGGGAAACCAGTGCATCCTCTAGGGTCATGAAGAATCACACCTATGCTTTCTTCTCAGAGTTTTACAGTTGTAGCTCTTGTATACTTCCTTTCCAACATGTTGGCTTACATGTATTTTCATCTTTAGGGTGGAAATATCTACCGGCTCCCCCATCCGCTGAAGGAGGAGAATGTGGCAGGTGGATGGTAAGTTCAGAAGCCATGCCCTGCACACCCTGGGGGAGCTCAGCCCCTCAGATTCCTCAGGTGGCCTTTATGCCCTGACCCTGGGTCACCCGAGTTCTGGATActttagtcttattttttttttttgtaaatttatttttattggtgttcaatttgccaacatacagaataacacccagtgctcatcccgtcaagtgcccccctcagtgcccgtcacccattcacccccaccccctgccctcctccccttccaccaccactagttcgttttccagagttaggagtctatgttctgtctccctttctgttatttcctacccatttcttctctcttcccttctattccctttcactattatttatattccccaaatgaatgagaccatataatgtttgtccttctccgattgactcatttcactcagcataataccctccagttccatccacgttgaagcaaatggtgggtatttgtcgtttctaatggctgaggaatattccattgtatacataaaccacatcttctttatccattcatctttcgatggacaccgaggctccttccacagtttaactattgtggacattgctgctataaacatcggggtgcaggtgtcccggcgtttcactgcatctgtatctttggggtaaatccccagcagtgcaattgctgggtcgtagggaagatctatttttaactctttgaggaacctccacacggtttacagtgagactgaagaaggagaaattaaggagtcaatcccatttacaattgcacccaaaagcataagatacctaggaataaacctcaccaaagaggtaaaggatctataccctaaaaactacagaacacttctgctTTAGTCTTGAAGAGGTATGTACCCAGCTGTGAAGATTTGTGGTATCCTGTCTCCGCTTCTTAGGGTTCAAGAGTTATCAGTGGATcagacttaaaaatgaaaaagaaaaaaacaaaaggaaattagtGATGGGGACAGAGTCCCATTCTCCTGTTCTTCCCTCCTGCCATGTCTCCTCACAGTAACCAGCAAAATGGGGGTCCTGCAGACTGGGCAGAGCCAAGGAGCACTTATGTCTGCAAGAATTGCAGCCAGATGTTTTATACAGAGAAAGGGCTGAGCAGCCACATGTGTTTTCACAGCGACCAGTGGCCATCACCTCGAGGgaagcaggagcagcaggtgaAGGGGCGCGCGCAGTAGGTTCTTGCTTTCAGGGTTTCTGGCAGGCTTTTTGGGGAGTAGGTGCCTGGATGTCATCTATCTCAGGATGCAGCTGTCCCCCTGGGGGAAGCCTGGGCAGGGGTTCCAGGAGTCAGGGCTGTCCGGCGCTTCAGGCCAGAGCAGCTCTTCCTGTCCTGCCTACTGGGAATCTGAAAGAGCCTTCTGTCTTCTGCATTTAGGTGTTTGGCACGGAGTTTTGCAAGCCACTGAGACAGGTGCTGAGGCCAGAGGGGGACGGGCAGAGTCCCCCAGGGGCTAAGAAGTCCTTGGACAACACAGCTGCAGCCCCTTTGGCGATCCCTGTGTCTGCACCTGTAGCTCCAGCAACCCGACCCATTGGGAGCGCTGCCAAGGTGGGTGCTGGTCAGTCCACTTccttcctgctgcttcccctACCTGCCGGTGGAAGCGGCAAGGGAAAGCACAAACCAAACATCAAAAAAATGTCTGAGTCTCAGGAAGCTTGCTTTGCATGTTCAATCAGTCATTAACATCCACTGAGCTTCCCTGGTGCCAGCCTGTGGACTTGGTGACCATGACAGCCCTGGGCCTGCCAGTCCGGTAGAGTCAGTGGACCTGTCCCCAAACAGTGATGCCCCAGAGCGCAGGGAGCTGAGAGCATCCCAGAGGGGCCCCAGGGACTCAGCCTGAGGAGATCAGGGaggtcttcctggaggagggtgTGTTGCAGCTGAACCATGGAGGAGAGGAGGAGTAGGCCTGGCAGAGAGGAGGGACTGCATGGAGGTGAGACAGAGCATTGTAATTTCAAGTGACCAGTCTCCCCAGCCTCTACTGGAGGATCCCACCAGGCAAGCCCAGGCTAGCCTTGGTGGATGAGGTGCACGGATGCCTTGCCCGTCTCACAGGACCTGTTGCTGTTTCTTATTCTGTGATATGGCTGCACTGTCTCTGGCCC from Canis lupus dingo isolate Sandy chromosome 1, ASM325472v2, whole genome shotgun sequence encodes the following:
- the ZNF541 gene encoding zinc finger protein 541, translated to MDQYSLGDEGALPPEMHLPSFSESQGLNCSDTLNRDLGPSTRDLLYAGLSGLDLDSSLPTPDMPSEALEDNLDTLSLYSGKDSDSMKLLEEYADPESQASLQDLGLGVLKMPKEADEGGRATCGSTRKGKRQHTSPQNPLLDCSLCGKVFSSASSLSKHYLTHSQERKHVCKICSKAFKRQDHLTGHMLTHQKTKPFVCIEQGCSKSYCDYRSLRRHYEVQHGLCILKEAPPEEEACGDSPHAHEGASQPAPAGLRSLVPPEARSPSSLLPNRDLLRCIVSSIVHQKIPSPGPAAAGPSDGSEGRNTACPCAPSSGPSSCTPGGIPVAPGNLGIDVPEEPRPPRKEPAAAMFTAVHSRAVENGGTDLAESEPPLLPVPPTLEGWPEGGPLPACLPLFRAQTVPTSSQPASHNFQWLRNLPGCPKNKGNNVFMVHKPPSVPSREGCESAPGPSSTSPVGEPLPNSGPSLEDALPFPATLLKAPGEASGDPRYVGGEDDSWVSKKSKFDCDSFLRQNPGEPSLPDAQKPSGLPSDATPLFRQLFLKSQESLVSHEQMQVFQMIAKSQRIFSQLPGPEGKQAALKPLPGPWPQQPPPPATPVDSLHAGPGYPEPEGSPGRRKKTTPGFPREASPGGTRRDTKGGPKVATAPLPLTAASLDPPGNPDISSLAKQLRSTKGTLDLGDIFSPGGPRQTQLGGEETLGAPLPGKQAQAENGPALGAGKGEKSQACTRGGGYRLFSGNPRSQRFSGFRKEKVKMDMCCTASPSQVAMASFSSAGPPAEPPQDSKSKLTIFNRIQGGNIYRLPHPLKEENVAGGCNQQNGGPADWAEPRSTYVCKNCSQMFYTEKGLSSHMCFHSDQWPSPRGKQEQQVFGTEFCKPLRQVLRPEGDGQSPPGAKKSLDNTAAAPLAIPVSAPVAPATRPIGSAAKGQEKDGEERDSKESSQHRKRKKRPQPKSLSIPPAPSSLGELGLGGCHQSCLRSPVFLVDRLLKGLFQCSPYTPPPMLSPIREGSGLYFNTLCSTSVHAGPDKLISNMLDQVDGSFGICMVKDDTKISIEPHINIGSRFQAEIPELQERSLAGMDEHVASLVWKPWGDVTTNPETQDRVTELCNVACSSVMPGGGTNLELALHCLHEAQGDVQIALETLLLRGPQKPQTHPLADYRYTGSDIWTPMEKRLFKKAFCAHKKDFYLIHKTIQTKTVAQCVEYYYIWKKMIKFDCGRAPGLEKRVKREPDEADKTEAKVTCSPRERPSHRPTPEFKIKTKSYRRESILNSSPNAGPKRTPEPPGSVEGQGVFPCRECERVFDKIKSRNAHMKRHRLQDHVEPIVRVKWPVKPFQLKEEEEEEEEIGADIGPLQW